Within the Alteromonas sp. M12 genome, the region GGCCCAAAAACCAAAAACGTCAGCTTAAGCTGACGTTTTTCATATGGACTCGCAGTGATGTTTTAAACAGTCACGTTTGCCGCTTGAGGACCTTTTTGGCCTTGCTCAATATCGAACGTCACTTGCTGACCTTCGTCTAGCGTTTTGTAGCCATCGCTAGCGATAGCACGGAAATGTACAAACACATCAGCTCCGCCATTATCGGGAGTAATAAAGCCGAAGCCTTTCTCTGCGTTGAACCACTTAACAATTCCAGTTGATTTAGACATAGTCTTTTCCTAATTTTTGTCAATAAATAGCGCATGCACGCCGGTTTAGCTGTGTAGAACGATGGAAATAATGCATGTTACTAACAGAAATTATTCAATAACTAACTGGTAAAACAGATGTAAAGATATTCTTAAGTAAAATGTAATTCACGTTTATGTTACACGCTGATTATTAGGTTAACAGATAATAATTAGGTGTATATAAAATTCATGTTTTTTACGACTAAAAGCTTATAAAATCAGCTCGTTAACCTAATCGTTTTGCACAGCTTAATGGGCGATGCTACTCAGTATTTATGACCCTAAAATGACAGATAAACTAAATATTTTGACTAATCTTATAAGTTTGCTCTTACCCATAAAGGCGCGTAAAACGAGCTCTAAACCTACCAATTCATTTATTTACAAACAACATACGTATGTAATTCGCGCCTAAGCAAATGAACTTATAGACTAGGTGCTTGACCAAATAGACATTGGCAAATCGAATCAATTATTCAAAAAGCCAACGCCCGTTCATAACGCCCATAGAAGCGTTGAGAGTGAGACAGGATTTAACATGAAACCCACTATTTATACTTGTACTATTAGCTTAGGCATGCTGCTCTTAGTGGCAGCCTGCGGTTCGACAAAAACTAACCGTAATATTGGCCAACCAATAGCGCTGAATTATGACAACAGCACAACCCAGGTCGATTTTTCCGCCCACTGGATTCGCGCCGATTTAATTTTATTAGCGAATGAAAAATCCCACCCAGCTTTGGTCTTTTCGAAAAATGGCAGTATAGATGACAAGAAAAAAGCAGACAGACTGTTCAATTTAGTAGCGGTGGAAACACCTCAGTGGGTGTCGCAATCCTACCCACATTTAAGCCACTTTTATGCCTACAAAGTGGACATTCCCCGTTCTGAGTTAAAATCGCTACTGAAACAGCAAGCCGCTGTAGTCGAGGTTAATCACCACACAAAAAAACCAAACTTGGCTGATATCAAAAATCTATCTTATCTACAAAATACAAAACTACTCGACGCGTTATATACCTCAAAACAGGACGATGCAGATGAAATTGATAATTTTGGCGCGCAACTATTAGGAAGCTCTACGCGTTTCACGATTTGGGCTCCCACCGCACTGAACGTCAAAGTTCGCCTGTTCGATGAACATAAAAACCCGTTGGAAAGTGGCATATTAGAGCTCACTGAAGATCCCCAAACTGGCGCTTGGAGTGGCATTACTAGTCATGCTCCGCAAGGAACCTTCTATCGCTATCAAGTTCAGGTTTATCACCCTGAATCGAAACAGATTGAAATATTACAGGTGACAGATCCCTACTCCTTAAGCTTATCCACCAATAGTGTCTATTCCCAAGTGGTGGATTTAAGCTCACCGCAAACTCAACCAGAAAATTGGCAACAACAAAATATCCCTGTGGTCGATTCACCGGAAAGTTTAATTTTATATGAAACAAGCATTAAAGATTTTAGCGCGTCAGACCAAAACCTCTCTAACCCAAAGCTAGCTGGAAAATACGCGGCATTCAGTCAATCCAATAGTGACTCAATCAATCACTTGAAAGCGCTTAGAAAGGCGGGACTAAATACAATCCACTTGCTCCCCACCTATGATTTAAGCACCATAGATGAAATCCCTAACAACGTCATTTCCATGCACGACAGCTTAGAAAAAGTGTGCGTTTTAGCCTCTGAATTGGAAATTTGTCACACCGACTATAACCCTGAATTGTCCTTGCAAAGTCTTTTACTTAGCTATACGCCCTCGTCCTCCGAGGCTCAAAAAGTAATTGAGCTAATCCGCAGTAAAGATGATTACAACTGGGGCTATGATCCTTATCATTACACTGTGCCAGAGGGTAGCTACGCGTTAAATCCAGAAGGCATTCCACGACTTATAGAATTCAGAAAAATGATCATGGACATCCACCAATTGGGCTTCCGCGTGATAATGGACGTTGTGTATAATCACACCTTTGCCGCTGGATTGGCTGAAAAATCAGTCCTAGACAAAATTGTGCCTAATTACTATCACCGTCTAGACCCAATTTCAGGGGCCATTGAACAATCAACCTGTTGTGAAAACTCTGCGACTGAGAATGTCATGATGGCCAAATTGATGACAGACTCGTTAGTCACCTGGGCGAAACACTATAAAATCGATGGTTTTCGCTTCGACCTCATGGGACATCAACCTAAAAGCGCCATCTTGCATGCCAGAGAAGCGGTCAGAGCGGTAGATCCTGACACCTACTTCTATGGTGAAGGATGGAACTTTGGTGAAGTTGCTAACAATTCACAGTTCATCCAAGCCAGTCAGATTGAAATGGCAGGCACCGAAATAGGCACCTTCACAGACAGATTAAGGGATGCTGTAAGAGGCGGTTCGTCATTCTTATCAGGTCAAGATATTCGTAAAGGCCAAGGCTTAGGAAACGGTTTATTGGTGTTCCCAAATGAGTTGCAAAGCCAAATTGATACGCAATCCTTGCAGCAGGAATACCAGCTTTCCATGGACCAAGCCCGTATTGGACTTGCCGCTAACTTAGCGAACTTTCCGCTGGAAAATGCCCAAGGAGAGCATGTATTTGGCCGTGATATAGATTATGGGGGTGCGCCTACCGGGTATGCCCTAGATCCGGCGGATACCATAAACTATGTGTCGAAACACGATAATCAAACCTTATGGGACAACAATCAGTATCGCACTGCACATCATGCTACCACCGATCAACGGGTGCGAATGCACATCATGTCCCTCGCCTATCCCTTGATGGCACAAGGCATACCTTTTTTACATATGGGTAGCGAGTTGTTGCGCTCTAAATCGTTTTTGCGCGACAGTTATGATTACGGCGATTGGTTCAACAAGGTAGACTTCGGGAAAAAGTCGAATAATTATAATGTGGGATTACCGCCTGCCGAAAAAGACCAAAGCAATTGGGCAGTAATTACTCAAACAATTGCGCAAAACCAAGGCAGAGACGTTGTTTCAACTCAACAAATTCAATTTGCCTCACAGGTATTTAGAGACTTTCTAAAAATTCGCACTTCAACGCCGCTTTTCAATCTGCAAACCGCAGATGAAATTATTCAGCAAGTTAAGTTTCTGAATACCGGCACTAATCAAAAAACAGGTTTGATAGTGATGTCTATTAATTCTGCCAATACAGAAAATATTGACTCTAATTTCAAACAGGTCATAGTTATTTTTAATCACAATACACATTCTGTAAAATTTGACATGCCGCAGGCTCAGCAATTCAGTTTGCATCCTGCACAACAAACAGGAAGCGACCCATTAGTTAAGACCGCAACAACAGATGAATATGGTTTTAATTTGCCTGAATTAACAGTTGCAGTATTCGTTCGATAAAAAAGAACAAGAAATAGAAGGAAATAAAATGTTAGTGCAATTAACCCCTCTTCAGTGCCGTGTTATTGGAGTACTCCTTGAAAAAGAAGTCACCACACCGGATCAGTACCCACTATCAATTAATGGACTAACCTTAGGTTGTAACCAAAAAAGTAATCGTGATCCAGTAATGAACTTAACTGAAAGTGATGTTCAGCGCACGGTTGACGAACTCAGAGAACTAAAACAAATCAACGAGCACAGCGGTTTTGGTAGTCGCGTGGTGAAATACCAACATCGCTTCTGCAATACCGAGTTTGGCGACCTAAAACTCACTCGACAGCAATTTGCCATAATATGTGTATTGCTTTTGCGCGGCCCTCAGACGCCAGGGGAATTAAGAAGCCGCACTAATCGCCTAGCAGAATTTAAAAATGTAGACGAAGTGGAAGAAAATCTTGAATACATGAAAACTCTTAATGGCGAATGCCTTGTAACCAAGCTTCCCAGAGAACCCGGCAAACGAGAATCAAGATACATGCACTTGTTTTCAGGAGAGCCTGACATTAGTGAATTTGAATCGCGACCAGAGGGCACAGCATCGTTATCAACACCACAAAATTCGTTATCACAAAGAGTCGACACATTAGAAGGCGAACTTGCCGAATTAAAAGAACAGTTCAAACAATTTAAACAAGAACTAGGCATGTAGCCGGTGGCTTTAGCCCCGAGATGGATAGGTTAAACCCTGAGAGGAACCCATGGCCTAAAGGCCATGCTACAACCTGTAGTCGGTGGCTTTAGCCCCGAGATGGTTGGGTTAAACCCGAAATTGGGTTGGGAAAACCCTGAGAGGAACCCATGGCCTAAAGACCATGCTACAACCCCGTTATTGGATTGGGAAAACCCCGTGATGAATCCATGGCCTAAAGGCCATGCTACAACCTGTAGTCGGTGGCTTTAGCCCCGAGATGGATAGGTTAAACCCGAAATTGGATTGGGAAAATCCCGTGATAAACCCATGGCCTAAAGGCCATGCTACAACCCCGTTATTGGATTGGGAAAACCCCTGAAAGGAATCCATGGCCTAAAGGCCATGCTACAACCCCGAAATTGGGTTGGGTTAAACCCCGAGAGGAACCCATGGCCTGAAGGCCATGCTACACCTGTAGTCGGTGGCTTTAGCCCCGAGATGGATGGGTTAAACCCGAAATTGGGTTAGGCTAACCCCGAGATAAACCCATGGCCTAAAGGCCATGCTACAACCCCATTTTTCTATGCAACGACCAATTTATTATTTTTACGCTGCAACCTTTTAGACAACGGCAAAGCCTCA harbors:
- the pulA gene encoding pullulanase-type alpha-1,6-glucosidase is translated as MKPTIYTCTISLGMLLLVAACGSTKTNRNIGQPIALNYDNSTTQVDFSAHWIRADLILLANEKSHPALVFSKNGSIDDKKKADRLFNLVAVETPQWVSQSYPHLSHFYAYKVDIPRSELKSLLKQQAAVVEVNHHTKKPNLADIKNLSYLQNTKLLDALYTSKQDDADEIDNFGAQLLGSSTRFTIWAPTALNVKVRLFDEHKNPLESGILELTEDPQTGAWSGITSHAPQGTFYRYQVQVYHPESKQIEILQVTDPYSLSLSTNSVYSQVVDLSSPQTQPENWQQQNIPVVDSPESLILYETSIKDFSASDQNLSNPKLAGKYAAFSQSNSDSINHLKALRKAGLNTIHLLPTYDLSTIDEIPNNVISMHDSLEKVCVLASELEICHTDYNPELSLQSLLLSYTPSSSEAQKVIELIRSKDDYNWGYDPYHYTVPEGSYALNPEGIPRLIEFRKMIMDIHQLGFRVIMDVVYNHTFAAGLAEKSVLDKIVPNYYHRLDPISGAIEQSTCCENSATENVMMAKLMTDSLVTWAKHYKIDGFRFDLMGHQPKSAILHAREAVRAVDPDTYFYGEGWNFGEVANNSQFIQASQIEMAGTEIGTFTDRLRDAVRGGSSFLSGQDIRKGQGLGNGLLVFPNELQSQIDTQSLQQEYQLSMDQARIGLAANLANFPLENAQGEHVFGRDIDYGGAPTGYALDPADTINYVSKHDNQTLWDNNQYRTAHHATTDQRVRMHIMSLAYPLMAQGIPFLHMGSELLRSKSFLRDSYDYGDWFNKVDFGKKSNNYNVGLPPAEKDQSNWAVITQTIAQNQGRDVVSTQQIQFASQVFRDFLKIRTSTPLFNLQTADEIIQQVKFLNTGTNQKTGLIVMSINSANTENIDSNFKQVIVIFNHNTHSVKFDMPQAQQFSLHPAQQTGSDPLVKTATTDEYGFNLPELTVAVFVR
- a CDS encoding cold-shock protein; its protein translation is MSKSTGIVKWFNAEKGFGFITPDNGGADVFVHFRAIASDGYKTLDEGQQVTFDIEQGQKGPQAANVTV
- a CDS encoding DUF480 domain-containing protein, with product MLVQLTPLQCRVIGVLLEKEVTTPDQYPLSINGLTLGCNQKSNRDPVMNLTESDVQRTVDELRELKQINEHSGFGSRVVKYQHRFCNTEFGDLKLTRQQFAIICVLLLRGPQTPGELRSRTNRLAEFKNVDEVEENLEYMKTLNGECLVTKLPREPGKRESRYMHLFSGEPDISEFESRPEGTASLSTPQNSLSQRVDTLEGELAELKEQFKQFKQELGM